The genomic interval ATGATTCATGGGACTTGATCACCTGTTACTGTGGGAAGCCATTCGCAGGACGGCCGATGATCGAGTGCAACCAGTGCGGCATATGGGTGCATTTGTCGTGTGCAAAGATCAAGAAGTCCAACGTTCCCGACATTTTTTACTGCCACAAGTGCAGGGACGTGCGGCGGTCGGGACACAAAAAAGACACCTAGAGATGAAGAGGCTGGGAGGGACGCGGAGCGCCCgccctgtgtttgctgtcctctgacacttgttttctttgatgCCTACAGCCAAAACAGCCTAAATTATCAACTGGATGGCAACTGTATTGTCACTTTGTAGGATTTCTTTTGACAATCACAACCATTCTTATTTAtccctcactttttttttcttactttttttgtttttcccaccCCTTTGGCTACTGTGAAGAACTGGACAGAAGGCGACAGTGACAGTGGAGcatcatttatttgttcctAATTGATTCCTTTATTAATTGGCCTTTTTTGTTGTGTACTGTGCGGGTGATGTGCACGTAAATTTTGACACTTAGTCTCGTCTTAACTGAAGTTGCATTTTGACTTGTAAGTTATTTCTTGAGGATGTCGACAAATCACTGACAATTTCCTTTTTAACGTCTCAAGAAGTTTCAGTTAATCAATGCCAGTTTTACACGTGGACAAAATTTCTAGATTAAGCGATGAAAAATGTCACTCCTGTTATTTGTTTAGAAGCATGTGATAAGGTGGGcagctcattttatttttgatcGTATTTTGGcgattgtgtttttttttttttttttagttttggttGTCGGTGATCGTCACTGAACTTTAAAACGTAGAGATCTCACTCCTCTAGAATAAGTGATCTTTGAATTCATACAATCTGTTAACATTTACTATTTTGCATCTGAAGTTGCATCTAAATTGCTACATTTCAAATTGCACACAGACAATGCTTTCAGCAGTGCACTTTTTAAATATAAACCCAGATACTGTTTCTACTGCATTATATGTATGGTATTTGGAAAATGATTAGCTACGGCTGATTAAACCTGTACTTAGCATGTAGCTGTGTACATTCATGATCGAGCGCTTAATGTTTCTCCCTGTCTGGCTTGTTAATCATTGATAGCCATTTACATGAACAACATTTACATTGAAAGctatttcattttgatgtttttgtttcatgtgtgcttttttttttgttttgtttttacatgttaaaAACTCATCTGAGGGATTGATGTTGCTGTAAGACAAATGGTTTGGCAGTGCTTTACAATATCGAAGTGGCTCTGAGGCTTGTTCATGAATGGttgtaaaatatttgtttttctgttccaTGTAAGTGTTTATTTCTTAGCTTTCTGAGAAGCGGGATTAGAGATACGCGCCCGCATCAGAGAATGGACATGAGATTGTCTCACATGGAGAACAAAAGTTGTAGTGTACAGAAAATAAGTTGATGCCGCGTAGGTTGTGgcatttgtttatgttgtttggTTTTACCATGAGCGTTTTCTTTTGTTGGTGGGAGTGTCTTGGTAAGTCTCCAGTAGCAGTTGCACTCTCTCTACAACTTCAATTTTGTGTACATATCCTGTTCTTTGACAACTGTACATAtgtgaaagtgaagagagaaaatacCCAAGCAAAATCTATATTTTCTGCAGTCTGatattgttttctttaattgtagcttgacaaataaaagtCTTTGGGAACATGAAGGTAAGGTggtatttttaatcatttgtatAGAAATTACATGttgaaaagacatttgaaaCAGTTGTTggcacacagcagtgtttgtcatGTTCGTGTCTTCTACCACTAGGGGGCGTGAGTCAACAGATCTCACTTGTTAGGAAGGCAGTGACTTGTTCAAtaacaatgaataaatatgcAGCATATAAAAAGTTGCCATGTAGATCGGCACCAGGGGAAATTCGAGCAGCTCAGATGTCGGAGTTGCTCTTCATTCCCTGTATCCTTCCCAGTGGATGTCAGGCTCATCCTGTAACGCAAACATACAGTTTTTCGTCCCACAAAAGAAAAGCTAATGTCATGGAAAACATTGGGCAAGACATGCAAGTCGAGACCTGGATGCTCAAGTCTATTCAGCTTAGCATTTAAAGGCTTGATAGCGCTTTAAACTGTACTACACTGTGTGCATATGCAAACACTGTGTATAGAGCAGGTGGTATTTAAATCTCATTGTGATACAGGCTGTGTAAAGAGTACAACTGAATACGTTGGCTGATGTGTTTACTATCGGTTTAGCTTGTAATGTATCTATCAACAGTTTTCACCTCAGCACTTCCCTCTTGCGACTCACCTTTCGGTTTCGGAAACTGGACATTTGAAAGCTGCTGATGGAGTCCAGAGGAGCAACCTTCCTCCTGTGGACACATCGGTAGAAGAAAGACAAGCTCAGTCCAACATACACCTTTTCTGTGAGGTACGGTGActgaaaaaatgtcatttatacTTTTCATTCATACTATAAATTCACTGTGGACCACAGGCGCcaaagatgaaactgaaattttAATAGACTTAGTTTTGCCCAGCTGAACTAAATATTTGTAATTTCAGGAAACAGGATTTTGACATTGATTTAAGTGTTGGAGTTTCTTAAATTGTTTATTACATTTCCAATTACACTGATTTATTCATTAGACACGAGTCACATTTTATGATATTTTTGTTTCCTGCATTACTTTTATTACCCTCCACAAGTATAAAGCCATTCAAACTGCATGATACAAAGCGTCATGTACCTCTTTTCATTGGCTTTACGGCGGTATTGGAACTGCTGGACAGAGAGGTGCTGCGTCGGAGCGAGGAAGGTCTCTGAATGAGAGTTGCGGCTGCTCACATCCCTGCCCATCTCCCCAGCATCACCCACAGACAGGTCTCTCTGGTCTGAGCGATCCAGCAGGCGGGGGAAGAGCTCTTGGTCCAGCCAGCTGACTTCCTGAGGAGGATAAGCAAATTATAGCATAGACTGCACAGGATTGAAAGCCTGCAGGTTGTTTGATTCATCCAAAAGCTGACAAGGAGGTTGTGCTGAAAGGCCTACCCTTCTGAATTTGCTTggcaacacagcagcagatatcTCCTCCAGGAACATGTAAAGAGCCAGGAAAGGCAGCACACACCTGGAGCAAAGCATCTGAACAGAGCAAGATCGTCAGAGTCAGTAACAGTAACTCACAAGAGTTGAATCTTAAAAGGAAACACATGCTCACCTTAAATCGTATGTTTTGTCTATGGAGTTCTGTGCTCAAAGCTGATGATGGTCGCAGCTCTGCGTCTTCTGAGCTGCTGGCCAGTGTGGAGGGTATTTGTAGACATGCATCTAGGGTGGGTTTATATTATGGGACTGGCATCGAGGGCTGTTTAGGCtaagtgagagtgtgtgtgtgtgtgtgtgtgtgtgtgtgtgtgtgtgtgtgtgtgtgtgagagagagagcatgaccTCAGACATGCCAATTACATCTGCCGCCTGGCATTGTCATCATTCGTGTCAAACCTCTACAGCCAGTCTTAAGAGATCTGAAGTGCTGACAACATGCCTTGACAAAcgcacatacatatgcacacgcACGTCGCCTCACGCCCTCTTCTATTTTCCCTGCAGCCGAAACGGGGGAAGATGGGAGCGAGATAAGATCATTGTTGAGTAGCTTGCTGTTTACAGGCTCGCCTTGGGGTGATGTATTACCCTCAGGCTGGTTTCAGCTGGTTTGTGCTCATCTTCATCCTCGGGGATATGGCTGCAATCAATATCATGATGATAAGAATTTTTATAAAGACTTTTATATTTTTCACTCAACACAATGTGGGAAATTTATGCAAAATGTATTGCAATGAGCCAGATCCTACTGTTGTACATCAGATAAGGCTCTTCACACATATACACCAAGAACTTAATGACTGATTcaacttgtttttaatttcactttatttattgcTTTGCTCATTGAATCATTCATTTGGACAGCATCATTTTATAAAACAATGGCACATTGCTAAGATCCATCTTGCCAagtattgttttttctttttctgagtcCTAAAAGTCAACAAATAACTGAACTCAACCTTTGGACTAAGTCATCCCTGTTAGTCTGTAACAGTTTTTGATGACTAATAATTCTGTAAAGTGTCCATAATAATGACAAATTCCATTAAAAAGTATCAAAGCCAAAAAGTGGCACATTTAAACAACAATAACCATAAAAATCATTAAGGAAATGGAGCTACTATTTGGCATTTATACATgataaataatataaatgatAAACAGTCAATgaactaatcaattaatccaATATTCATATCTGCAGTAATCGACTGTGTTTGGGTTTGAACGACCCGAAGCGAAGCTCAGGGCCAGAGATCAGAGATGGTATCAGGACCCCAGTGTGTGTGGTAATCTGGAAAACTTGATCACTCTGCTTCGCCCGACTTCACCGGCGGATGGCCACCCAATCCAGACCACACACAACAGTCTCCACCCCTCCTCCGcctgcctgctgcctctgtctgcagaaaacaaaacagagaggagacagtgcAGCAGGGATGGATGCAGAGATTGgcggagggaggggtggaggtggtcGGAGGCTCGGAGCGTATGCACATTCAGACACGttttcacttttcctcttttcctgccCTGTCCTAATTATTTCTATTTTGGGACACAGAGGCCCACCAAACatagagctgctgctgatagaTCAGGCGTGTATAAATAAACCGAGGCAAGGCTGGCAGCATGTCAGCAGGGGCAGAGGCCAGATAGGCTGCACTGATTACCTCCATTATCAGGGACAGGCCTCATTAGGGGCCtgggtgtgtgactgtgtgtgtgttcttttattGCAATTATTGACCAAATGTCCTCCCAAAGATGTACACCTATGGAGAATCCTTCAAAATGAGCGAAGAATCCTTGTttgccactctcatgtctgtaagataaatacgaagctacagccagcagatggttagcttagcttagcacaaacactggaatcagtgggaaacagctagcttggctctctCCAAAGGGTAATTATTTGTACTTAATATACACATACTTGAAATATAACTCTAGCATACTCAAATGAGTATTTCTAATTCACGAAATGCACATAATGGTGTACGCAAAGTACAAGGTAGAAAGTTAGCTGTTAGTACAAATAAAGAGAATTTAAATACTAATTGATAGTGTCTGAAAATAGCAGAGCCGAGTGTAAACTTAAGTGTAATAAAGTATATGTTAATTTTACTCATTATGTAtataaagtacaatatttgtaCTTTTAGAATAGGGCATTTAATTATGAGTAATCATGAAAGTATTAGTGTACTACAATAAAGTGCAAGAGTACAATAAcatttaagtgtgtgtctgtgtgataaaTCTATGTCTGTGGATTAACTGATTCCTGGGTTAATGTGTtctcagtgtgcgtgtgtgtgtgtgtgtgtgcgtgtgtgtgtgtgttttgtgtgtgtgctgaacaACTTCTTCATACCCCGCCCCGGTCCAGTGCCCTATAAGTACCAGGCATTGCAGCAGGTGCCAAATATAGACTCGACACAGCCTGCTCCCTGCACGAGTGTGAACAACTTTAGAAAAgattaacatgaaaaatgagaaataaacaaaacatttgtcaaATTGAAATTTTCAGAAAACCAGCAAAAGAAATGGTCAAATCtcaaatggttaaaaaaaaaaaaaatgttgaaaacacaatgaagatATGTCAGAAAGGTTACAGTCTCCTCAATGCAGATTTTCATCTGCCTccattttttgtctctttaataGACATTAGACTGGAAATACATTTACTTAAAGAACAAAATTGTACTACAAGATGCAAAATACATCACAAACTTACAGTACAATCCCAGACAAGTCAGATAGGCAAGACTTAAAGATCATTTTAATGATATATAATTTTAAAAGGAGGAGGAGTAAAACTGGAAATGAAAGGCTTCAACTCATAATGGAGTATTTTACATACAGGTATTTCAAGTTGTTATCAGTGTCAAAATGCATCATGCAGtggttttttacattttttatttatagttttccttttttagtCACTTAGAACTATTTTAAATTATGCAATCAATTTTGGCCACTAGGTGGCAGCAAAACTGACAGTGACGTTAaggctaatgtgttagcagttacagttacagtttcTCATTTACTTCAAGCAGACAAcattagcaacattagcattgatTTTGAATTGTGTGTCCTACCACAAGACAAAcgtaagtccaatattcactgtctttttagctctgttttctctgccaaCTTTTGAGAAAAATGTCTAGGTCTCTAAGCTGGTTTGCGACTAGATATTTGACTTTCGTCATCTTTACTAGTGGCTAATTTTCTGCTTGGTAGgttgcatattttattttattttactgtactGGTAAGGCTGCCTACCTAGTTGTGGGTTAAACGTGGaggctgtttaaaaaaaaccccaatgagctaaagatgctaaaaagcttcagacaaaagcaacaaatctgTTAACTTAGTTTGTCAGTTACAGCTTCATTTCTCAATAACGTTTGGCTAACGGTCActtttcattgtcatttgacTCGTTAATATAGAAATATTGATCGGTGTAACCTTAACTGAATCAGTGTAACATCATGCACTTTAGTTCACAGTATAGGTGAGTTTATTCAGGTTTGGCGGTTTAGTTTAACATTacaatgtgaaagtgaaagaggatGTCAGCTAGCTCATGTAGCCTTTTGGCTAGTACTTAAATTCAGTTTAGCTAGTCCACTTTAGCTAACTTGTTTGAGATATGTTTGTTTGGAAGTACTTTTTGGTACATTTATGTAACTTCAACTACTGCTACTATCACAACCATACTTAACTACAGTTTTCAGGTAGGACTACTTGTACATGCGCTAACTTGTACTTCCATTTTACGCCACTACACACATACATCTACTTCACTGCATTTgagagggaaatactgtatatCCTACATTCTGCAAGAGTATtattacttttgatactttttaGTGCATTTTGCTCATAATATTTAAGTCAAATTGCGATGTGGTATGTAAATAATGTGCGTACATCCCGTCACTATCGTTACTGAGGTATTGGCGCCCCCTGGTGGTTGTTGCTAACGCCATGTTTACCAGACCagcccctccctcctgctgcgtgCGCTGGTATAATACATGCTTCGATTTCCGTGATGAAAGTCGTCATGCACGGACAAATATAACCCCTccttactaaaaaaaaaaaacacatccaaaatAGTCTCTATTAATTGAACTGTAATCCTTATTTACATTTGGCTCTGTGTGAGCGGCAGCTGAAATCTCAAGAAAGGTCGTATGAGCCTGAAAGGGGAGGAGAATATAATTGTATGTTAGGAGGGAGGAGTGACAGCAACAGCTTAGCATCAGGAACAGGTTAGAGAGAAGACGGTAAAAGCGTCTTGGCTGCGTGGATTCGCCGTTTTTGCTTCAACCCGAGTGCTTTCGTTGGCACCGAAAGGAAACCAGCTGAAAAAGAGGTGAGACTTTGCGccatctttttttgttgtcaacATGGATAGGATTAGAGGGTTTTATCAGGTTTTTagcagacacagtgtgtgtgtgtgtgtgtgtgtgtgtgtgtgaggcagggaGATAACAACCAGAGAGAGCAAGGCtgtgtgttgttggtggtgtgtgctgtgaaaagttctgagaagtgtgtttttggaaaaatgaaCTCCTGATGACCCGATGAGGGATTCGTATGTGCTTCAACTTTGTCTAAACCGGAAATTCAGCTTTAcccagtgtgtttttaatggccATGGAAGCAAAATAAtagcatgaaaaacaacagaggacatGACAGAGTGGGTTCcagtggaaaaagaaatgacCAGCCCACCCGTTTCTTAATAAAAACACGTCACACccacttttattttcatgcatttcagcTCTCAAACATGCTGCATTCAGAGCAAAAAGAGCTTAATGCCGCCCTTTAGCTTCCGCTGCATCACATGCTTTTTGTCCTCAGTGGAAAATCTGGACTTTTGGACTGCGTTATGGTGGTTGTAAACATACACTTATTAAACCACTGCAGTGTGATGACAAAGTAGAACATTGTTATAGTTTATTTTAGCTATATTATCAGTAGAAGTCACTCAACATGACTGTCTGACTGAATGAGGCTGAATGAGTTTGATGTTGGACTCTTTTGTCACTGTCACTTTCTGTGAATCACCCCCTCCCTCCGTTCTGTTTTCTATCACGCCCCCCTCcttttccctttccttctccCAGTTTCCCATAGAGACCCTGGGAGTGGACCGGGAAGTGTGAACTCTTTTACTCCCTGTCCAGTAAAGTTTCAGCCAGCTCCTCGCCATGTCCGCTCCTGGTAAGTGCATCAACGCAACAACtaggaaaaatgacaaatttccTTTAATCTTTccattttcagtttgacttttagACAGATAATTCTAGATTAGATTGAGAGCTATTTGTGGAGTTTTTCCACATCACATTTAAAActgtaaataatgacattcGCTCACTTCCTTATTGACTTCTTGCATTATGTAATTCTTTACTGCCATTGTGAAATGATTAGGCTCTTGTACCTCAAAGTTTCCATTACACTTACCCGTCCACTGAGCATAAATGTGTAGCGAATCAAAAGCCTGTACTGCCCCTAGATTCTCTCAGCCCTTGAGAAATGTTATCCTTCCTGGGATTTGAAGGAATGCTTGCAtgaaaactgaagtgaaaatatGTCTGATTACGCCTGTTGGTCCAGCGTGCTCCTCCCTCTGGAAGGAAAAGAGCAGTTCAGGAGGTGAAAGGCACCgttgtgtgtgcgtctctgtcCGTGTACGCGAAGGCAGCCTTCCTGTGAACATGCTGGtttaaatttttgtttttttgtttcctgcAAGTAGGGAAAGGAATGTGGAAAGAGGTGGagcaaaaacaagcaacagagTTCATAGAACGCAGGGCTCTTCCTCTTTTTGACTTCAGGGTCTTCTTAGAAAGACAGAAGTTTGTTCCCCCTGACATTAATCCACATTTGTCTTGAGATTGAATgacattaatttatttttaaaactgtGTGTCAGCACGCCCACAACCATAATCGAGGAGGAGTGTCACAACGAGACTGTCCGGCGATCTCTGCAAGTGTTTAACTGATTTGCTTAAGGCTTTTGTTGGACTGTCCTGCTACGCAAACTAAAACCAGTTTGGGCACCTATGAGACAAATGTGACTCCGCGACTGGCAGACAAATCCATAGCTCAGCACTGTTGACATGGTGGTTCGtgacattgtgttttctgtctctacaCTGATTACCTGACAATACATCAGGTTTTTAGTTCTCTTTATCAAAGTGGAAACAGTTGTGACAGACATCGGTTCATCAGAAAGGGAccaaagtaacaaaaaacaTTCTCATTCCCAGTACAGCTAAACACTTCCACaataaaatgtctaaaatagACTATACTATATATAACGTACTACGGTATGTTATGTATGTTGTTGAGTTGCCCAGAGAGGTAAAGGTGCGTTTCATTTGGTCACCCGTCAGGTGTCGTATCCCCTTTGGCCCCTCTAGTTGCAATAACTTCCAGgtaaacacaggaaacaccagatgattcatgagagaggaaggaagtcaGTGAACTAGCCAGCCACTCTGTGATGGAGCGTAATAATTCATTTTTCGTCGGCAGTGGTTGTTGTtcaacaacacagacaacaactCACATGATCGTTAAACTATgacttttgttatttttgattGAGGGAACTCCAGCTGCAGATATAACAtactgtgcatttaaaaaacCTCAACATGAGGGTCTGACTGGACTGTCATCAGTGAGCAGGTGTGAAACAGACTCAGTCTAAAATGAGAGATGTTGTCGATACCTCTGGCTGGGGAGAACGAGTGAGACAAAGGAATATTACTGGTGTGAAGAGTCCAAGCGGCCCTCTATGGGAGCAAAGCTGTGATGACACTACATGCAGATATCTGTCAGTGAGTGAACACATGACAGCCAGCATTCCACTTAATTACATACAGACGACCTCATGCGCTTCGCCGTCACACCCATTTGAGCTCTTTTCTCTACGTTATTTGTGGCTCTTTTAAACAACCTTTGAGTGTTTGTTGATTGATTGAGGAATTCAAGTATTCTCCAGCAAGTGCAAACCTGTGCTCAGTCATCACAGTGGCAGGGGCtcttcaaacagaaaaaacaagcagaagcGAATGTATGATGAGATGATCTTAAGCAGCACCACGGTTTTCAGCTGCCTATCGAGAAGCTCACTGATTAGTGTTGTTTGCTCTGGTCAGATAAGCTGCAAATGTTGAACTAATGCCCAAGTAAAGACTGTTATCGGGTAGTTGTGCTGTTTATACAGAGTATTAACTATGAAAACGTGACAAAAAACAAGTGGAACCCACAAGGGATGTTACTGTATGACAGTCTAGCACTGGCTGTTTATTTGCTCCCTCATGAGTGCTTTCAGTCTGCACTCTGGTTAATAAGTAGCTTATTGGCTCTGCTGTCCTCATAGGGAAACGCAGGATGATCCACAGTAAACATACGCTTACACTGAGCAGCTGCTATGAGCTGGTCGCACACAGATCATTATAAGGTGAGAGGTTGAAGACCAGACTTGGCTGAGACATCCGATCTCAAATCGAGAGAAGATGTTGAGAACAGGAAGCACTTTTATGTTTTCTTATATAAAGTTGTGTAATTTTTGTTTTGAACCTGTCATCTGGTTTTGTGCCGTGGAGAAACAAATCCAGTCAAGTGGAAGAATAAACTAATATCACTGTCTTTCTTCCAGGTTACCCAGGCTCTCCCAACCAGGCACCCTACCCCATGCCTCAGCATGGCAGCATGGCGGCAGCCCCGTATCCATCAGCTCCAGGAGGGTACGGAGACCCCAGTCAAGCCCCTCCGCCAGGCTTCAACATGGGCTACAATCAAGGCCAGCCTCCTGTCATGTATCAGCCTGGTCCGATGGGCTCAGGCCCAGCCCCAGGACAGGAGTATGGCGGCCATCCGGGAGCGATCACCCCGGCCCCAGCTGCGGTGCCAGCTGGAGCTGCCATTGGGGTACCACCAGGGCTCGAGTACCTCGTCCAGGTAGGacagagaaatcaaagaaaaattTGCAGCAGCTTTGTATCTTCAGATTGCTTAAGATGAAAGAGGAGCCAGCCCACAATGTTAGGTCATTTCAAATGCAGTTACACCTGTTTGGGATTTCCTCACAAGTGTCTTTATCTTGAGGAAGAGTGGATTATTCATCCACCACTCCTTCAGCTTGTTTAGTTATTGATTCAGAGAGATTAACAATAAGAAGCTGCCCTGAAAAGACACTGTCAGTGGGTGTGTACTGGTCTATAGGTTATACTGAAATCCATGAattgctttttcacacacactttcagaaGTCCCTCATTGTGCATCGATCACATGTCTTTACGTGAAATGAAACGTGTGTGAAAATAGCCATAACATAGAAAGATTCAAGTAGTTACATTTACTTCTGTCCCTGTAATTGATGTatgatttatttactttttaactGATTGCATTTCTCTAGAGCTGAAATTAAATCCATTCCAGAGTCAAAGTGTCTTTGCATCAGTGGATAGTCAGTTATTCTAGAAAAAGTAATAATCTGTAATATGGTCTCAGCAATCACAGCCTTTAACTCATAAAGATCACGTCCTACGTTGTTTTCTTTAAGTACAGTAACTCAGTTGGTCTTTGTGTAAGCAGTTTAAACAAAAACTTTAACTCGCTTGCACAGAAAACAACTCCTCATGTGCTCCGACTGAAAAGCAGCTGGCATCAAGTGTATCAGCACATTTATGAAAATTCACAGAGCAAATTGCTTTGCATTGCAAACAAGTGTAAATTgcccttctgtctctgttttgtgtctctctcatgATCTTAGATTGACCAGATCCTGATCCACCAAAAAGTTGAGCTTCTAGAAGGTAACACATGTTCATTCACTGTTATTTACACTTCCCACCTTGCAAGCAGCAAAcaaccagcagcagtttgtcattttttgttgCAGCCCAACAGAAAATCATAATGATAAATTGATGTCTGTCCTTGGAATTCTTTGCTTATCTGCCCTTTGTTATTCACCGTTtccaccctcccctccccttccaaCCCCGCCCCAGCATTCATCGGGTTTGAGACCAACAACCAGTACGAGATAAAGAACAGTCTGGGCCAAAAGATCTACAAGGCCAAAGAGAAGAACGACTGCTGCACGAGGAACTGCTGCGGCTCGCTGCGCAGCTTCGACATGAAGATCAAGGACAACATGG from Chaetodon auriga isolate fChaAug3 chromosome 24, fChaAug3.hap1, whole genome shotgun sequence carries:
- the LOC143317315 gene encoding phospholipid scramblase 2-like; its protein translation is MSAPGYPGSPNQAPYPMPQHGSMAAAPYPSAPGGYGDPSQAPPPGFNMGYNQGQPPVMYQPGPMGSGPAPGQEYGGHPGAITPAPAAVPAGAAIGVPPGLEYLVQIDQILIHQKVELLEAFIGFETNNQYEIKNSLGQKIYKAKEKNDCCTRNCCGSLRSFDMKIKDNMDREVIRLIRPFRCASCCCPCCLQEMEVQAPPGTTIGYIKQDWHPFLPRFSIQGANKETVMKLEGPCFACNCCGDVNFELKAKDGKKPIGRISKQWSGLLKEVFTDTDNFGIQFPLDMDVKMKAVLMGACFLIDFMFFEKVGEANQRSSVFS